Proteins encoded by one window of Anopheles maculipalpis chromosome 2RL, idAnoMacuDA_375_x, whole genome shotgun sequence:
- the LOC126558370 gene encoding phenoloxidase-activating factor 2-like isoform X2: MLVRSGFLLLLLWLHQRLPGSIQATEPTTWRCSGGLCILPELCRPVSVNVYDEVHLDFFSFDRSSSDECRLPHLKCCPFDRIVRAPDTEPPDGNEIVCAARNNNGIGHVEQKDKTRAKYGEFPWMAFVYTAQAEYELYLCGGTLVHSKVVITIAHCIENRTSSDLRVRLGEWDLEHMVEIYPPQDRAVIASVTHPQFYSELLLNDIAILFLDEHVDFTEVVGIACLPPQNANFDHKRCLFTGWGEDERGRNSSVLKRTKLPIVPNGHCQRVLRRHLLNRSFRLHQGFLCAGGESGKDACRGDGGSPLVCPIPQSENQYYVVGLVAFGYECGTQGVPGVYVNVPHYRDWIDGEIEKMYHVDIFV; this comes from the exons ATGCTGGTACGGTCGGGATTTCTGTTACTGCTGCTTTGGCTCCACCAACGACTACCGGGCTCTATACAAGCAACCGAACCAACCACCTGG CGTTGCAGTGGAGGACTATGCATTCTACCGGAACTATGCCGTCCTGTCAGCGTCAACGTGTACGATGAGGTGCATCTGGACTTTTTCAG TTTCGATCGTTCTAGCTCTGACGAGTGCCGGTTACCACATCTCAAATGCTGTCCATTCGATCGTATCGTCCGTGCACCG gaCACCGAACCACCAGACGGGAACGAAATAGTGTGTGCAGCGCGAAATAACAACGGCATTGGACATGTCGAGCAAAAGGATAAAACGCGCGCCAAATATG GTGAATTTCCTTGGATGGCATTCGTGTACACCGCACAGGCCGAGTACGAGCTGTACCTGTGCGGTGGTACACTGGTTCACTCGAAAGTAGTCATCACGATCGCACACTGCATCGAGAATCGTACGAGCAGTGATCTCCGGGTACGCTTGGGCGAATGGGACCTGGAGCACATGGTTGAGATTTATCCGCCACAGGACCGTGCTGTCATAGCCAGCGTTACACATCCCCAATTTTACAGCGAACTGCTGCTAAACGATATCGCTATCCTGTTCCTGGACGAGCACGTCGACTTTACGGAGGTAGTTGGAATAGCCTGTTTGCCTCCGCAGAACGCTAACTTCGATCATAAGCGGTGCCTTTTTACCGGTTGGGGTGAGGACGAACGTGGTCGCAACTCGTCCGTGCTCAAGCGCACCAAATTGCCGATCGTACCGAACGGTCACTGTCAGCGGGTGCTCCGTCGCCATCTGCTAAACCGAAGTTTCCGGCTGCACCAGGGCTTCCTGTGTGCTGGTGGCGAGTCGGGTAAGGATGCGTGTCGTGGCGATGGTGGATCTCCGCTCGTGTGTCCGATACCACAATCTGAGAATCAGTACTACGTGGTCGGATTGGTCGCATTCGGTTACGAGTGTGGTACACAGGGTGTGCCGGGAGTTTACGTCAATGTTCCTCACTATCGTGACTGGATCGATGGGGAAATCGAAAAGATGTATCATGTTGATATTTTCGTTTAG
- the LOC126558370 gene encoding phenoloxidase-activating factor 2-like isoform X3, with amino-acid sequence MLVRSGFLLLLLWLHQRLPGSIQATEPTTWRCSGGLCILPELCRPVSVNVYDEVHLDFFSSDECRLPHLKCCPFDRIVRAPDTEPPDGNEIVCAARNNNGIGHVEQKDKTRAKYGEFPWMAFVYTAQAEYELYLCGGTLVHSKVVITIAHCIENRTSSDLRVRLGEWDLEHMVEIYPPQDRAVIASVTHPQFYSELLLNDIAILFLDEHVDFTEVVGIACLPPQNANFDHKRCLFTGWGEDERGRNSSVLKRTKLPIVPNGHCQRVLRRHLLNRSFRLHQGFLCAGGESGKDACRGDGGSPLVCPIPQSENQYYVVGLVAFGYECGTQGVPGVYVNVPHYRDWIDGEIEKMYHVDIFV; translated from the exons ATGCTGGTACGGTCGGGATTTCTGTTACTGCTGCTTTGGCTCCACCAACGACTACCGGGCTCTATACAAGCAACCGAACCAACCACCTGG CGTTGCAGTGGAGGACTATGCATTCTACCGGAACTATGCCGTCCTGTCAGCGTCAACGTGTACGATGAGGTGCATCTGGACTTTTTCAG CTCTGACGAGTGCCGGTTACCACATCTCAAATGCTGTCCATTCGATCGTATCGTCCGTGCACCG gaCACCGAACCACCAGACGGGAACGAAATAGTGTGTGCAGCGCGAAATAACAACGGCATTGGACATGTCGAGCAAAAGGATAAAACGCGCGCCAAATATG GTGAATTTCCTTGGATGGCATTCGTGTACACCGCACAGGCCGAGTACGAGCTGTACCTGTGCGGTGGTACACTGGTTCACTCGAAAGTAGTCATCACGATCGCACACTGCATCGAGAATCGTACGAGCAGTGATCTCCGGGTACGCTTGGGCGAATGGGACCTGGAGCACATGGTTGAGATTTATCCGCCACAGGACCGTGCTGTCATAGCCAGCGTTACACATCCCCAATTTTACAGCGAACTGCTGCTAAACGATATCGCTATCCTGTTCCTGGACGAGCACGTCGACTTTACGGAGGTAGTTGGAATAGCCTGTTTGCCTCCGCAGAACGCTAACTTCGATCATAAGCGGTGCCTTTTTACCGGTTGGGGTGAGGACGAACGTGGTCGCAACTCGTCCGTGCTCAAGCGCACCAAATTGCCGATCGTACCGAACGGTCACTGTCAGCGGGTGCTCCGTCGCCATCTGCTAAACCGAAGTTTCCGGCTGCACCAGGGCTTCCTGTGTGCTGGTGGCGAGTCGGGTAAGGATGCGTGTCGTGGCGATGGTGGATCTCCGCTCGTGTGTCCGATACCACAATCTGAGAATCAGTACTACGTGGTCGGATTGGTCGCATTCGGTTACGAGTGTGGTACACAGGGTGTGCCGGGAGTTTACGTCAATGTTCCTCACTATCGTGACTGGATCGATGGGGAAATCGAAAAGATGTATCATGTTGATATTTTCGTTTAG
- the LOC126558370 gene encoding phenoloxidase-activating factor 2-like isoform X1 has product MLVRSGFLLLLLWLHQRLPGSIQATEPTTWRCSGGLCILPELCRPVSVNVYDEVHLDFFSVSSFDRSSSDECRLPHLKCCPFDRIVRAPDTEPPDGNEIVCAARNNNGIGHVEQKDKTRAKYGEFPWMAFVYTAQAEYELYLCGGTLVHSKVVITIAHCIENRTSSDLRVRLGEWDLEHMVEIYPPQDRAVIASVTHPQFYSELLLNDIAILFLDEHVDFTEVVGIACLPPQNANFDHKRCLFTGWGEDERGRNSSVLKRTKLPIVPNGHCQRVLRRHLLNRSFRLHQGFLCAGGESGKDACRGDGGSPLVCPIPQSENQYYVVGLVAFGYECGTQGVPGVYVNVPHYRDWIDGEIEKMYHVDIFV; this is encoded by the exons ATGCTGGTACGGTCGGGATTTCTGTTACTGCTGCTTTGGCTCCACCAACGACTACCGGGCTCTATACAAGCAACCGAACCAACCACCTGG CGTTGCAGTGGAGGACTATGCATTCTACCGGAACTATGCCGTCCTGTCAGCGTCAACGTGTACGATGAGGTGCATCTGGACTTTTTCAG CGTATCAAGTTTCGATCGTTCTAGCTCTGACGAGTGCCGGTTACCACATCTCAAATGCTGTCCATTCGATCGTATCGTCCGTGCACCG gaCACCGAACCACCAGACGGGAACGAAATAGTGTGTGCAGCGCGAAATAACAACGGCATTGGACATGTCGAGCAAAAGGATAAAACGCGCGCCAAATATG GTGAATTTCCTTGGATGGCATTCGTGTACACCGCACAGGCCGAGTACGAGCTGTACCTGTGCGGTGGTACACTGGTTCACTCGAAAGTAGTCATCACGATCGCACACTGCATCGAGAATCGTACGAGCAGTGATCTCCGGGTACGCTTGGGCGAATGGGACCTGGAGCACATGGTTGAGATTTATCCGCCACAGGACCGTGCTGTCATAGCCAGCGTTACACATCCCCAATTTTACAGCGAACTGCTGCTAAACGATATCGCTATCCTGTTCCTGGACGAGCACGTCGACTTTACGGAGGTAGTTGGAATAGCCTGTTTGCCTCCGCAGAACGCTAACTTCGATCATAAGCGGTGCCTTTTTACCGGTTGGGGTGAGGACGAACGTGGTCGCAACTCGTCCGTGCTCAAGCGCACCAAATTGCCGATCGTACCGAACGGTCACTGTCAGCGGGTGCTCCGTCGCCATCTGCTAAACCGAAGTTTCCGGCTGCACCAGGGCTTCCTGTGTGCTGGTGGCGAGTCGGGTAAGGATGCGTGTCGTGGCGATGGTGGATCTCCGCTCGTGTGTCCGATACCACAATCTGAGAATCAGTACTACGTGGTCGGATTGGTCGCATTCGGTTACGAGTGTGGTACACAGGGTGTGCCGGGAGTTTACGTCAATGTTCCTCACTATCGTGACTGGATCGATGGGGAAATCGAAAAGATGTATCATGTTGATATTTTCGTTTAG